A part of Brassica rapa cultivar Chiifu-401-42 chromosome A05, CAAS_Brap_v3.01, whole genome shotgun sequence genomic DNA contains:
- the LOC103867993 gene encoding protein PSY3, translating into MACSSSSSTVLCLFLIISTCALVSSARLSLSFPGNELTVVRERSLMVSTNDYGEPSANSRHDPPGGGRRRRR; encoded by the exons ATGGcttgttcatcatcttcatcaacaGTGTTATGTTTGTTCCTGATCATCTCCACATGTGCTCTCGTCTCTTCTGCTCGCCTCAGTCTTTCATTTCCAG GAAATGAACTGACGGTGGTGAGAGAACGGTCATTGATGGTGAGCACCAACGACTACGGAGAGCCTTCAGCTAACAGTAGACACGATCCACCGGGTGGAGGTCGACGCCGCAGACGTTGA
- the LOC103867994 gene encoding acyl-lipid omega-3 desaturase (cytochrome b5), endoplasmic reticulum isoform X2 yields MVVAMDQRSNVNGDSGARKEEGFDPSEQPPFKIGDIRAAIPKHCWVKSPLRSMSYVARDIFAVAALAMAAVYFDSWFLWPLYWVAQGTLFWAIFVLGHDWRISHRTHHQNHGHVENDESWVPLPEKLYKNLPHSTRMLRYTVPLPMLAYPIYLWYRSPGKEGSHFNPYSSLFAPSERKLIATSTTCWSIMLATLVYLSFLVGPVTVLKVYGVPYIIFVMWLDAVTYLHHHGHDEKLPWYRGKEWSYLRGGLTTIDRDYGIFNNIHHDIGTHVIHHLFPQIPHYHLVDATRAAKHVLGRYYREPKTSGAIPIHLVESLVASIKKDHYVSDTGDIVFYETDPDLYVYASDKSKIN; encoded by the exons ATGGTTGTTGCTATGGACCAGCGCAGCAATGTTAACGGAGATTCCGGTGCCCGGAAGGAAGAAGGGTTTGATCCAAGCGAACAACCACCGTTTAAGATCGGAGATATCAGGGCGGCGATTCCTAAGCATTGTTGGGTGAAGAGTCCTTTGAGATCTATGAGCTACGTCGCCAGAGACATTTTCGCCGTCGCGGCTCTGGCCATGGCCGCCGTGTATTTTGATAGCTGGTTCCTCTGGCCACTCTACTGGGTTGCCCAAGGAACCCTTTTCTGGGCCATCTTCGTTCTTGGCCACGACTG GAGAATAAGCCATCGGACACACCACCAGAACCATGGCCATGTTGAAAACGACGAGTCTTGGGTTCCG TTGCCAGAAAAGTTGTACAAGAACTTGCCCCATAGTACTCGGATGCTCAGATACACTGTTCCTCTGCCCATGCTCGCTTACCCGATCTatctg TGGTACAGAAGTCCTGGAAAAGAAGGGTCACATTTTAACCCATACAGTAGTTTATTTGCTCCAAGCGAGAGGAAGCTTATTGCAACTTCAACAACTTGCTGGTCCATAATGTTGGCCACTCTTGTTTATCTATCGTTCCTCGTTGGTCCAGTCACAGTTCTCAAAGTCTATGGTGTTCCTTACATT ATCTTTGTAATGTGGTTGGACGCTGTCACGTACTTGCATCATCATGGTCACGATGAGAAGTTGCCTTGGTACAGAGGCAAg GAATGGAGTTATTTACGTGGAGGATTAACAACTATTGATAGAGATTACGGAATCTTCAACAACATCCATCACGACATTGGAACTCACGTGATCCATCATCTTTTCCCACAAATCCCTCACTATCACTTGGTCGATGCG ACGAGAGCAGCTAAACATGTGTTAGGAAGATACTACAGAGAGCCGAAGACGTCAGGAGCAATACCGATTCACTTGGTGGAGAGTTTGGTCGCAAGTATTAAAAAAGATCATTACGTCAGTGACACTGGTGATATTGTCTTCTACGAGACAGATCCAGATCTCTACGTTTATGCTTCGGACAAATCTAAAATCAATTAA
- the LOC103867994 gene encoding acyl-lipid omega-3 desaturase (cytochrome b5), endoplasmic reticulum isoform X1, with product MVVAMDQRSNVNGDSGARKEEGFDPSEQPPFKIGDIRAAIPKHCWVKSPLRSMSYVARDIFAVAALAMAAVYFDSWFLWPLYWVAQGTLFWAIFVLGHDCGHGSFSDIPLLNSVVGHILHSFILVPYHGWRISHRTHHQNHGHVENDESWVPLPEKLYKNLPHSTRMLRYTVPLPMLAYPIYLWYRSPGKEGSHFNPYSSLFAPSERKLIATSTTCWSIMLATLVYLSFLVGPVTVLKVYGVPYIIFVMWLDAVTYLHHHGHDEKLPWYRGKEWSYLRGGLTTIDRDYGIFNNIHHDIGTHVIHHLFPQIPHYHLVDATRAAKHVLGRYYREPKTSGAIPIHLVESLVASIKKDHYVSDTGDIVFYETDPDLYVYASDKSKIN from the exons ATGGTTGTTGCTATGGACCAGCGCAGCAATGTTAACGGAGATTCCGGTGCCCGGAAGGAAGAAGGGTTTGATCCAAGCGAACAACCACCGTTTAAGATCGGAGATATCAGGGCGGCGATTCCTAAGCATTGTTGGGTGAAGAGTCCTTTGAGATCTATGAGCTACGTCGCCAGAGACATTTTCGCCGTCGCGGCTCTGGCCATGGCCGCCGTGTATTTTGATAGCTGGTTCCTCTGGCCACTCTACTGGGTTGCCCAAGGAACCCTTTTCTGGGCCATCTTCGTTCTTGGCCACGACTG TGGACATGGGAGTTTTTCAGACATTCCTCTGCTGAACAGTGTGGTTGGTCACATTCTTCATTCATTCATCCTCGTTCCTTACCATGGTTG GAGAATAAGCCATCGGACACACCACCAGAACCATGGCCATGTTGAAAACGACGAGTCTTGGGTTCCG TTGCCAGAAAAGTTGTACAAGAACTTGCCCCATAGTACTCGGATGCTCAGATACACTGTTCCTCTGCCCATGCTCGCTTACCCGATCTatctg TGGTACAGAAGTCCTGGAAAAGAAGGGTCACATTTTAACCCATACAGTAGTTTATTTGCTCCAAGCGAGAGGAAGCTTATTGCAACTTCAACAACTTGCTGGTCCATAATGTTGGCCACTCTTGTTTATCTATCGTTCCTCGTTGGTCCAGTCACAGTTCTCAAAGTCTATGGTGTTCCTTACATT ATCTTTGTAATGTGGTTGGACGCTGTCACGTACTTGCATCATCATGGTCACGATGAGAAGTTGCCTTGGTACAGAGGCAAg GAATGGAGTTATTTACGTGGAGGATTAACAACTATTGATAGAGATTACGGAATCTTCAACAACATCCATCACGACATTGGAACTCACGTGATCCATCATCTTTTCCCACAAATCCCTCACTATCACTTGGTCGATGCG ACGAGAGCAGCTAAACATGTGTTAGGAAGATACTACAGAGAGCCGAAGACGTCAGGAGCAATACCGATTCACTTGGTGGAGAGTTTGGTCGCAAGTATTAAAAAAGATCATTACGTCAGTGACACTGGTGATATTGTCTTCTACGAGACAGATCCAGATCTCTACGTTTATGCTTCGGACAAATCTAAAATCAATTAA